A genomic region of Gimesia chilikensis contains the following coding sequences:
- a CDS encoding PD40 domain-containing protein codes for MHSYSKLLTLICTIGLICQAGLSSYADEKTNVKRVRFYQVAPEGGAAKLFLVPGEYHTAGSPVFSPDGTKFAFDGRKSQQGESFSDGKVMVCNADGSQLNAIGSGVMPSWSPAGNRIACSSISHRGAALMHADGTSRELIVPDSWGAQWSPDGRKIAYTFYGPGGVTIQVYDLIEGTKISLFSLGDAPYNSIYWNMAWSPDSNWLCFKGRRSDNGTFDIATINAAGKDAGYKVHFNSDKAPYADMAWDPQGDRIVFGSGTKPGKLMQFNPAEDKAPTPIDIQVKGDIIGDVCFSPDGQSLVFNVSGTEE; via the coding sequence ATGCACTCCTATTCCAAACTGCTGACACTCATCTGTACGATCGGCCTCATCTGCCAGGCTGGTCTCTCCAGTTACGCAGACGAAAAAACGAACGTCAAACGCGTGCGCTTTTATCAGGTCGCACCTGAGGGAGGCGCAGCGAAACTGTTCCTTGTGCCCGGTGAATACCATACCGCCGGCTCTCCGGTCTTCTCGCCCGACGGCACGAAGTTCGCCTTTGACGGCCGTAAATCACAGCAGGGAGAATCATTCTCGGACGGTAAGGTCATGGTCTGTAACGCGGATGGCAGCCAGTTGAACGCAATCGGATCAGGCGTCATGCCCAGCTGGTCACCCGCCGGAAACCGCATTGCCTGCTCCAGCATTTCACACCGAGGCGCCGCCCTGATGCACGCAGACGGCACCAGTCGGGAACTGATCGTCCCGGATAGCTGGGGCGCACAGTGGTCGCCGGATGGCAGAAAAATCGCCTACACCTTTTACGGTCCCGGGGGCGTCACCATCCAGGTCTATGATCTGATCGAAGGCACAAAAATCAGCCTCTTCTCCCTGGGAGATGCGCCCTACAACAGCATCTACTGGAACATGGCCTGGTCGCCCGATAGTAACTGGCTCTGCTTCAAAGGTCGCAGATCAGACAACGGCACCTTCGACATCGCCACGATCAACGCCGCCGGCAAAGACGCCGGATATAAGGTGCACTTCAACAGTGACAAAGCCCCCTACGCCGACATGGCCTGGGATCCGCAGGGAGACCGCATCGTCTTCGGCTCGGGAACCAAGCCGGGAAAACTCATGCAGTTCAATCCCGCGGAAGACAAAGCCCCCACCCCGATCGACATCCAGGTCAAAGGCGACATCATCGGCGACGTCTGCTTCAGCCCCGACGGACAGAGCCTCGTCTTCAACGTCAGCGGGACGGAGGAGTAA
- a CDS encoding translocation protein TolB, producing the protein MKSILPVLTGCLICLTLVLTPDAQSRADEKKQTNRTRFYIASPEGKDPQVFFFAEDYYNTGSPAFSPDGQKLAFDGWKSQEGESFSNVHIMVVNADGSDFKVLRPGAMPSWSPGGNRIAFSKPPYSVALMDADGTNEKIIAERGWGGQWSPDGTRIAYYYGNNIRIYNLIEDTTTELFPNDDNPYASFTWNMTWSPDSNWICILGRRAEDRSYDVLTVNTAGSKAGYKVHFNSKRSPYQDMAWSPRGDQIVFGSPTSPRQLLQFNPAEDKPPTPLDITVDGNINGDVTFSPDGQRLLFNARDK; encoded by the coding sequence ATGAAATCAATACTGCCCGTGCTCACCGGCTGCCTGATCTGTCTCACTCTCGTTCTCACTCCCGATGCACAGTCCCGCGCGGATGAGAAAAAGCAGACCAACCGCACCCGCTTCTATATCGCCTCCCCCGAGGGCAAAGATCCCCAGGTGTTTTTCTTCGCGGAAGATTATTACAACACCGGCTCCCCCGCGTTTTCTCCCGATGGTCAGAAGCTCGCCTTCGATGGCTGGAAATCGCAGGAGGGGGAAAGTTTCTCGAATGTCCACATCATGGTCGTCAACGCAGACGGCTCTGACTTCAAGGTCCTGCGTCCCGGTGCCATGCCCAGCTGGTCACCCGGCGGGAACCGCATTGCCTTCTCCAAGCCCCCCTACAGTGTCGCGTTGATGGATGCGGATGGCACCAATGAGAAAATCATCGCTGAGCGAGGCTGGGGCGGACAATGGTCGCCCGATGGAACACGCATCGCCTACTACTACGGCAACAACATCCGCATTTATAACCTGATTGAAGACACGACAACCGAACTCTTTCCAAACGACGACAATCCTTACGCCAGTTTCACCTGGAACATGACCTGGTCCCCCGACAGCAACTGGATCTGCATTTTGGGCCGACGGGCTGAGGACCGGAGTTACGATGTCCTCACCGTCAACACCGCCGGCAGTAAGGCAGGCTATAAAGTTCATTTCAACAGTAAACGCTCTCCTTACCAGGACATGGCCTGGTCGCCACGGGGAGACCAGATCGTCTTTGGCTCTCCGACCTCGCCCCGACAACTGCTGCAATTCAATCCCGCGGAGGATAAACCACCCACGCCGCTGGACATCACCGTGGACGGAAACATCAACGGCGACGTCACCTTTTCCCCCGACGGTCAGCGGCTGCTGTTCAACGCCCGCGATAAATAG
- a CDS encoding sigma-54 dependent transcriptional regulator, which produces MELPTLILVTRDTVLQQQILAHFKKTFHLIICSTLEDCLANCREQEIDSILVDLRFLISGGHQEDHLLEQIERHAPETELIMLTEEECPEILERRVACGTLKHIRGFASEAELLLDIDSLLNPEEKVLVSETMSMNAGANPVASTGGGAGRGSSSGSRRNSQQEEIPLESDTSILHGITRRFETSSHEMKIMLNELEIAAQHDVTVLLIGETGAGKTYLSRLIHEVSPRRDEPFLNVACGALPNDLIESELFGHTRGSFTSAHADKEGKFLAAGRGTILLDEIDVLGPEQQVKLLRVIETGEFEPIGSNKTHVNQARLVVASNMDLQPLVEQGKFRPDLYYRLNMLKFDVLPLRRRKSDVIMLATGFVKQMSTKHNIVIEGIDDEFLDALHAYPWPGNVRELENVIRRAVIYCRDGVLRRENLPSHILMGQAGPTNDPSVILGHHKQSDSERLGDQVAVTEKELIEQALFKNNYSRTNTAKTLGISRVTLYNKMKKYGMSTKK; this is translated from the coding sequence ATGGAACTGCCTACACTGATTCTCGTCACACGCGATACTGTCCTACAGCAACAGATCCTGGCACATTTCAAGAAAACATTTCATTTGATCATCTGCAGTACTCTGGAAGACTGCCTGGCCAACTGCCGGGAACAGGAGATCGACTCCATTCTCGTCGATCTGCGGTTCCTGATTTCAGGCGGACACCAGGAAGATCATCTGCTCGAGCAGATTGAACGCCACGCTCCCGAAACCGAACTGATCATGCTGACCGAGGAGGAATGTCCGGAAATCCTCGAACGTCGAGTCGCCTGCGGCACTCTGAAACACATCAGAGGCTTTGCCAGCGAAGCGGAACTGCTGCTCGATATCGATTCTTTGTTGAACCCGGAAGAAAAAGTGCTGGTCAGCGAAACCATGTCCATGAACGCGGGCGCCAACCCCGTCGCATCAACCGGCGGTGGTGCTGGTCGAGGCAGTTCCTCTGGTTCCCGGCGCAACAGTCAACAGGAGGAGATCCCACTGGAATCGGACACATCCATTCTGCACGGGATTACCCGTCGCTTTGAAACCAGTTCGCATGAGATGAAAATCATGCTCAATGAACTGGAGATCGCCGCTCAGCACGATGTCACCGTACTGCTCATCGGGGAAACCGGAGCCGGCAAAACATATCTCTCGCGGCTGATTCACGAAGTCTCTCCCCGCCGGGATGAGCCATTTCTGAACGTCGCCTGTGGTGCGCTGCCCAACGACCTGATTGAAAGTGAACTCTTCGGTCACACCCGTGGTTCGTTTACCAGTGCCCATGCCGATAAGGAAGGTAAGTTTCTCGCTGCCGGCCGGGGTACAATTCTGCTGGACGAAATCGATGTGCTCGGTCCCGAGCAACAGGTCAAACTGTTACGGGTCATCGAAACCGGCGAGTTCGAACCGATCGGTTCCAATAAGACACACGTCAACCAGGCACGACTCGTCGTGGCCAGCAACATGGACCTGCAGCCGCTGGTTGAACAGGGCAAATTCCGACCGGACCTTTACTATCGTCTTAACATGCTGAAGTTTGACGTCCTTCCGCTGCGTCGTCGCAAGTCGGACGTCATCATGCTGGCAACTGGTTTTGTCAAACAGATGTCGACGAAACACAATATCGTGATTGAAGGCATCGACGATGAATTCCTCGACGCCCTCCACGCCTACCCCTGGCCCGGCAACGTGCGTGAACTGGAAAACGTGATTCGCCGTGCCGTGATTTACTGCCGCGACGGTGTTTTACGCAGAGAGAATCTGCCATCGCACATTCTGATGGGACAGGCCGGACCGACCAACGATCCGTCAGTCATCCTGGGTCACCATAAACAGAGCGACTCCGAACGACTGGGCGATCAGGTCGCGGTTACCGAGAAAGAACTGATCGAACAGGCTCTGTTCAAGAACAACTACAGCCGCACCAACACGGCCAAAACACTGGGCATCAGCCGCGTTACGCTGTACAACAAAATGAAGAAGTACGGCATGAGCACAAAAAAATGA
- the thyX gene encoding FAD-dependent thymidylate synthase: MTERSELVEQLRWKKVPVLNDGFVCLVDVMGDDSSIVQAARVSYGEGTKRVSDDRTLIRYLMRHRHSTPFEMAELKFLVRVPMDCWRQWIRHRTANVNEYSTRYSVAIDSAQTTLPGEWRTQATSNRQGSDAPLPEDVGAQLTAEETEFQEKARAVYEARLEAGVAREQARKDLPLATYTEAYWKIDLHNLIHFLSLRMDSHAQWEIQEYSRAIGEQIVKPLFPVVWEAFEDYRQGAMFLTRLDKGVIERLMAKAAAESLAPPFSSELFLEVQDETWKSLKRSRERDECQSKLERMGILKAE; encoded by the coding sequence ATGACGGAGCGGTCTGAACTCGTTGAACAGCTTCGCTGGAAAAAAGTTCCTGTTCTCAATGACGGGTTTGTCTGCCTGGTCGACGTGATGGGCGACGACAGCTCAATTGTTCAGGCAGCCCGCGTCAGCTACGGAGAAGGGACCAAACGCGTCTCCGACGACCGCACACTGATCCGCTATCTCATGCGTCATCGTCACAGCACCCCCTTCGAAATGGCCGAATTGAAGTTCCTCGTGCGTGTTCCGATGGACTGCTGGCGTCAGTGGATCCGGCACCGGACCGCGAACGTCAACGAGTACAGCACCCGTTATTCGGTCGCCATCGACTCCGCCCAGACCACGCTTCCCGGCGAATGGCGGACCCAGGCCACCTCGAACCGGCAGGGCAGCGATGCCCCACTCCCCGAGGATGTCGGCGCTCAGCTGACTGCGGAAGAAACCGAATTCCAGGAAAAGGCCCGCGCCGTCTACGAAGCCCGCCTCGAAGCTGGCGTCGCCCGTGAACAGGCTCGCAAAGACCTGCCCCTGGCAACTTACACCGAAGCCTACTGGAAAATCGATTTACATAACCTGATTCACTTCCTGAGTTTACGCATGGACTCCCATGCACAGTGGGAGATTCAGGAATACTCACGGGCCATCGGCGAACAGATCGTCAAACCCCTGTTCCCCGTCGTCTGGGAAGCTTTTGAAGACTATCGCCAGGGAGCCATGTTCCTGACCCGCCTCGATAAAGGGGTTATCGAACGCCTGATGGCCAAGGCGGCCGCTGAATCGCTGGCTCCGCCATTCTCTTCCGAACTCTTCCTCGAAGTGCAGGATGAGACCTGGAAATCGCTCAAACGCAGCCGGGAACGGGACGAATGTCAGTCCAAACTGGAGCGGATGGGGATCCTCAAAGCCGAATAA
- the ispD gene encoding 2-C-methyl-D-erythritol 4-phosphate cytidylyltransferase, which yields MATFAVILAAAGKSSRFQSKGAEILGSGPQKKPFMDLKGRAVWVRSAEIFSNREDVKQLIISVSPDDIEWFKQKFRPNLAFMDIEIVPGGEERADSVQNALARVKADIDYVAIHDAARPLITDKWVGELFAAAEKHHAVIPAVRVSSTLKRAGKDRQIQETVDRTDLWAAQTPQVFQRQILLDAYAKRGDFQPTDEAQLVEHIGQAVTIVEGSPLNQKITTAADFKMAEALVNALPKPKGIQALHPFADEEPRGIL from the coding sequence GTGGCAACGTTTGCAGTCATCCTGGCAGCAGCAGGAAAGAGCAGCCGGTTTCAGTCGAAGGGGGCGGAGATCCTGGGTTCGGGGCCGCAGAAGAAACCCTTCATGGATCTGAAAGGCCGCGCGGTCTGGGTGCGGTCGGCGGAGATCTTTTCCAACCGCGAAGATGTGAAGCAGCTGATTATCTCGGTCTCCCCGGATGATATTGAATGGTTCAAGCAGAAGTTCCGTCCGAACCTGGCGTTCATGGATATCGAAATCGTTCCCGGGGGAGAGGAGCGGGCGGACTCGGTACAGAATGCGCTGGCCCGCGTGAAAGCCGACATCGATTACGTGGCCATCCACGATGCCGCCCGACCGCTAATTACGGATAAGTGGGTGGGAGAACTCTTCGCGGCGGCGGAGAAGCATCATGCCGTCATTCCTGCTGTGCGGGTTTCGAGCACACTCAAGCGGGCAGGCAAGGATCGGCAGATTCAGGAAACGGTCGACCGTACCGATCTCTGGGCAGCGCAGACTCCGCAGGTCTTTCAGCGGCAGATCCTGCTCGACGCCTATGCGAAGCGGGGCGATTTCCAGCCTACCGATGAAGCACAACTGGTAGAACATATCGGACAGGCGGTGACGATTGTGGAAGGTTCTCCCCTGAACCAGAAGATCACGACGGCCGCCGACTTCAAAATGGCCGAGGCATTGGTCAATGCTCTCCCCAAACCCAAGGGAATTCAGGCCCTGCATCCCTTCGCAGATGAGGAGCCGCGAGGGATCCTGTAA
- a CDS encoding Gfo/Idh/MocA family protein, with amino-acid sequence MEQLKVGIIGAGGIAAKMHLPELQTVSNCDVLMLAGRKQSRLEVLCRKFNVPEWTHNYQDIIDDERINAVAIALPHPLHVEWGIKAIQAGKHVYMQKPLSTSMDEADAFVEETANHNQTVLALPYMSNPQVLATRNYIQDDKLGTISSAQARASHGGPEVYYAGIQQILEEKPSDDLWFFDADKADVGALFDMGVYAIANLVGTVGAVKSITAKLTTVAKPTRLEDTASMILEFENGALGTAQTGWCDAARTYEFSVHGTRGKIVSCRQPKLLSYFYPSSDVDEDLPLVEESIDLSTYPVQNSHQHWAACIRQGIQPPLSNAATARHVTEILLAALKSSRENRTVDIQSRLTIY; translated from the coding sequence ATGGAACAATTGAAAGTCGGCATTATCGGAGCCGGAGGCATCGCCGCCAAAATGCATCTACCGGAACTGCAGACCGTGAGCAACTGCGACGTCCTGATGCTCGCCGGCCGCAAACAGTCCCGCCTCGAAGTCCTCTGTCGCAAGTTTAACGTTCCCGAATGGACCCACAATTACCAGGACATCATCGACGACGAGCGCATCAACGCCGTCGCCATCGCCCTACCCCATCCACTGCACGTCGAATGGGGTATCAAAGCCATCCAGGCCGGCAAGCATGTTTACATGCAGAAGCCACTCAGCACATCGATGGACGAAGCCGATGCATTTGTGGAAGAAACCGCCAACCACAACCAGACGGTGCTCGCACTCCCCTACATGTCCAACCCGCAGGTGCTGGCCACCCGCAATTACATTCAGGATGACAAACTCGGCACGATCTCCTCGGCCCAGGCCCGCGCCAGCCATGGGGGACCGGAAGTCTATTACGCCGGCATTCAACAGATCCTCGAAGAAAAGCCGTCCGACGACCTCTGGTTCTTCGACGCCGACAAGGCCGACGTCGGCGCCCTGTTCGATATGGGCGTCTACGCCATCGCGAACCTGGTTGGTACCGTGGGCGCAGTGAAATCGATCACCGCGAAACTGACGACGGTCGCCAAGCCGACCCGCCTGGAAGACACGGCGTCGATGATCCTCGAATTTGAAAACGGTGCTCTCGGCACCGCGCAGACCGGCTGGTGCGATGCCGCCCGGACCTACGAATTTTCTGTGCATGGCACCCGGGGCAAAATCGTCAGCTGTCGTCAGCCCAAACTGCTCAGCTATTTTTACCCCAGTTCGGACGTCGACGAAGACCTGCCGCTCGTCGAAGAGTCGATCGACCTCTCGACTTATCCCGTACAGAATTCACACCAGCACTGGGCCGCCTGTATCCGCCAGGGAATCCAACCCCCGCTGTCGAACGCCGCCACGGCCCGGCATGTGACCGAAATCCTGCTCGCCGCCCTCAAATCCTCGCGGGAAAACCGGACGGTGGACATCCAGTCCCGACTCACGATTTACTGA
- the rpsU gene encoding 30S ribosomal protein S21 has product MVKLRLRENESIQEAVKRFRKIVEHAGIKKEMRRREYYEKPSDENRRNRRRAERRARLSRLQNNQ; this is encoded by the coding sequence GTGGTTAAACTTCGGTTACGAGAAAACGAATCTATTCAGGAGGCAGTCAAACGGTTCCGCAAGATTGTTGAACACGCTGGTATCAAAAAAGAAATGCGTCGCCGCGAATACTACGAAAAGCCCAGCGATGAAAACCGAAGAAACAGACGACGTGCAGAACGGCGTGCCCGTCTCTCCCGTCTGCAGAACAATCAGTAA
- a CDS encoding VOC family protein, with the protein MKNPSFVNRELICTTLIVFIVSGIAAWAASSKTVPDVEYAKSTVDFGIVVSDLEKSLEFYKNALGMQEREMFAVTPEMGGDSGLSDYQAFKVYPLVLANDKTATNVKLMQFKEAPGKKVDNSFIHSSLGVSYLTLYVKDMNAALERAKAYGVKPIAKGPISLPEGFPKGVYLALVRDPDGNLVELVGPKK; encoded by the coding sequence ATGAAGAATCCCAGTTTTGTGAATCGCGAGCTGATCTGTACGACGTTGATCGTGTTCATCGTCAGTGGGATCGCCGCGTGGGCCGCCAGTAGCAAGACTGTGCCGGATGTCGAATATGCCAAATCTACCGTCGACTTTGGGATTGTGGTCAGCGACCTGGAGAAATCTCTCGAGTTCTATAAAAACGCCCTGGGCATGCAGGAACGTGAGATGTTCGCAGTGACTCCCGAAATGGGAGGCGACTCGGGTCTGTCCGATTACCAGGCGTTCAAAGTGTATCCCCTGGTGCTGGCGAATGACAAAACGGCAACCAACGTCAAACTGATGCAGTTCAAAGAGGCACCGGGTAAGAAGGTCGACAACTCCTTCATCCACTCATCTCTGGGTGTGAGCTACCTGACGCTCTACGTCAAAGACATGAATGCCGCCCTCGAACGGGCGAAAGCATACGGCGTCAAGCCGATTGCCAAAGGACCGATCTCACTGCCGGAAGGTTTCCCTAAAGGGGTTTACCTGGCACTGGTTCGCGATCCCGATGGCAACCTGGTCGAACTGGTCGGTCCGAAGAAATAA